The Miscanthus floridulus cultivar M001 chromosome 6, ASM1932011v1, whole genome shotgun sequence genomic interval TTTCCAACCCATTAGAGCAGCCCAGAAGCCAATACGTGCATACGTACTTTCCTTGCCCTTTCCTCCGGCCGCCGCTACAGGCTGTCGCTGGTCGCCCTTCCGACTTCGCGATTCTCATCTTCTCACAGCGCAAATCCTCGTGGCGGTGATTGCCGATAGGGTGCCTGGCTGGCCGCCAGACGGAATCCCAGCGCAAATCCTCGTGGCGGCGATTGCCGATTGGATTCCTGGCGGCCGCCGTACGGAATCCCAGTGATGAGCCTGAGTGCCTAACGAGTGACGACTTGGCAGCGGCCTCTAGAGAGAAGTTCTCTACTCATCTCATGTGTCTCAAGCACCTGGAGGAGCTGATGTAAGTTTTGATACCCAATCTTCAATTGGTAATTAACGATAAAGTATGAACAGTGAGGTTttagggttttattttttttcagctATACAATTTGAACTCAAAAAACAGTTACTACATTGTGTTGCTTCTTCAGTAGCAGTAAAGAACGTGCTCTTTTATTCAACCAGATGCCAGGTATCTAGGCGACTTTTAACAATATAGGCATGGCCGTGCATTAGTATGCATCAGCTTTAATTTAGTATACTATTTGTCTATACGTGGCTAATTTGATAGGCAATCACATCTTGCCAGGTTGATGGTTGGTAAAAAAaacattagcttttcctttgGTCTTTCGGCTTCTCAGTACTAGTTCTTCCTATCACCGCACACCACTCCATTGGTTAAGAGTGTTTTTTCAGCAATGAAAATTGTGAAGACTATACTGAGAAGTTATATTGAAGATGAATTTATGAATGTTTGTATTATATGCTTTGTAGAACCCGTATTTCTAGCCACAGTTCCAATTAACGTTGTGATAGTTTGCTTTCACAAGATGAAGGATCATAGCCGTAGAGAGAAACCTTATCAATTTGATAACATAATATTATATTACATTGTAACCTATGAATTAGCACTTAGTAGTGTGAATATTGACCCCGACGACTATTTATCCTAGCTTCGCCACTGCCCTTACCAGAGGTTTGGTGCTCATGTAccgcattttttttttttgagaattcaTCTACCGCATTTTTGGTGCATGATATATATACACTGGGGTAGTATATCCTATGATACGCCTATGATTTTGCTACTGCTGTAGCTTGTACTACCTCCATCCAAAAAAAAATCTAGTTATACGAATAAAGTATCTAAAGTTTTTATCAAATATACAaattaaatattaatatttatgacatcGGATAAATATATTATCAAAATATGTCTCATGAAAAATCTATTATTATCTATTTAGTACGCTGaatatttttaaataaatttagtcaaattctACATACTTTAACATATATAGCGCTCTTGTATATTTGCATCTTTTTTTTAGATGGAGGGAGTAACAAGTAATAATCTTGGCACGTCCGAATAAAATCGTCATGGAGTGTAAATTCGTTTTGGTCTTTTTTTTAAGAGAAGGGAAGACCAGTAGATTTCTCAAAACTGAAGCTGTCTTCGCCAAGGATATTCATGTATGCTACTGGGACTGCGGCACAGGACAAATGTGCCGCGTTCAAATGAATGAAAAGAAGTTCTGGAACAAAGGTTCAGCAGGCATTCTGAGTCGGCTACCAAAAACGTCCAACTGCTGTAGAAGTAGCAGTGCACAACTCATCGTACCTCACAACTCACATGTACTAGGGGCCTGTTTAGATgccgaaatttttggcaaaatgacactgtagtattttcgttgttatttgacaattaatatctaattatagtctaattaggcttaaaagattcgtctcgtggatttcatctaaactgtgtaattagttttattttttatttatatttaatacttcatacatgcgtccaaaaattcgatatgacggaaaatcttgaaaaatttgacatTTTAGAAggaactaaactggacctagATAGCGGGCGCAAGACCGGCTGCCCGAGAAGATGCATGAAAGGCCATTTGCAACTGTACTCCTGTAGTAGAGGGCGCGTCGTCACCGGTGACGCCATTAGGCCATTACTCAACAACAAGCACAGCTCAATACAGCTGCACCGGCCTACTAGTAATTCACTCATGACACGCTCACCGGCACGCGCCGCACGTGCACGCACGAGAAGGCTCCTATCCGCCGCGGCTACCTGTCGCTCGATCGGCTCACCTCGAGCAGCACCACTACTCACGCAAGTGCACGAAAGACAAGTCATTTTTTCCCATGTGAACACTGTACGAACGGACATGATGCCACTGTATCACTGCAACAAATCTAGCCTTTTGTAACGTTTTTCTCGTGACAAAAGAAGAATTCGTCGTTCATTTACGACGTTTTCTCTAGAAATTGTCACAACATGTCATGACCTACATTTTTGCGACGATAAAAGAATTGTCAAAGAAAACGTCGCAAACCAAGAGAATAACATTAAATATTGTCGTAAGCTGGTACATAGAATTGTTTTGATGAATTagatttgttgtagagttcatttgTTGTCAACGATAAACTTTCTATTGCCATTGAGATTTATGTTTTCGCATATGACAGTTTTCTATCGTCATAAATTCGTTGTGCAGAATTTAGTTAATACATATTTGAATTCACTTATAAAAACGCCAATCACAATTTGTTTTGGGCCAAGTAAACCTACTCCTGCTTGTTGTGATTGTTACTTAAAAAATAGAGAAAGGGGTAAAAAAGAAGTCACCAAAATAGAGAAAAAGGGGAAAGCAGCGTGAATCAAACCGGAGCAAAAAAAACATCAACCACCCAGCGCACCACTCTTTTTGGCCCTGCACGCCACTCTTTCCATAAGCGCACGTACTCCAGCAGATTTTTTTTGGCTTACCCATTTGTTCCTGTGAAGTCTTTTGAGATAAAATACCAAATATATCTAGTGAACGAAGGGGAATGTAAATATGGTGCATACAGTTCGAAGGACAGTAGAGTAaaatgtttcacacatatattgcacgTGTTACCCTGACCATGTCCTCCTCATTCCAGCCGTCGCCCCATCTTTCTACCGCCGCATCCTGCTCCTCATTCCCTTCCGTCGCCTTTGCTTCCCTGCGCCAAGTCCCTTCCCCGCCGCAAGACCGGCATGGCTCCAGGAAGAGGAAGGAAGCCCTCAGGGACTCGAAACTTCATAGGTAATTTCTCTACCATACCCATCTCACCATGGATCTGGATTTGAGGCTAGGGGAGGTGTATAGGCAGGCCCTGCCTGCGCGGCACCCCTGCACGGCTGCAGAGGCTGCCGGCTGCCCCTGCGGGAGTGCGGGGTTGCAGCTTGCCCCTGCCACTGCTGACGGTGTGGCCTGCCGGACAGCCCCTGCTTGGCAGCGTGCAGTAGAAGCGAGCAGGGAGCAACCGATTCCAGCATGGGAGGAGGAGCAGCACTCGCAGGGGTGGCCCATGGGGAGGGGGGCTGCCAGCCCACCATGTGGTGACATGGAGCTAATGGGGAGGAGTGGGATTTCAGTTTTTCGGTAGGGGATGAGGTGTGTGGAGTTGCTGATAGACAGATTCTAGCTCCTATTCATGTTCCTGTTCATCTAGTGCCTCAATGGTTGCTGTGCTCATGGAGAGGAGAGTAGAGAGAAGGAAGAATACATAGATTGTAGTTGATGCCTGCTGCTTGCTTTTTTAGTGCTTATAGTCGGTAGCATTTTGGTCAATTGCTTCCATCAATTTAGATGGTTAGAGAATGGAACATTGATTTTGGTCAGATGGCAAAAGAATGGAAAACTGATCAAACGAATTGAATGTCAACTTTTTTTTCCTGCTAGTGAATTGGGTCTGAACTTTTTTCTAATGTCAATGACCTTACAAAATCAATGTTCCATGTCACTTTTATGTGTGTTCATACTTGCAAATCAGAAGTTTTGTCTCTCTGTTTTAGCATTATCCACTTGTAGATCAGTTAAGCTTCTGTAAATGGTTTTTGAGGTGCTAGCAGACTTCTCTAAATGTTCTGTTAAATTCCTAGTTCTATTCTTTGTCCGGGAATGTTTGAACTCCTTCATTTTTGCAGAATATTGTATCCTATTGATAGAGTCAACTAAACTGAATGTTGTTTTTTGGTCGAGTGTGAACTCCCTCATTCACTATGCACGCGTTGATAGTGTCAACTAAACTGAATCACAGTGTGCTGTTAATTTGGTCAAGCAATGTAGTACCCATGCCCAGTAGAAAAGAGAGAGGTGGCGTAGGAGCTACTGAATATCACCACTATGTGTTATATGCATGGGTGCCATGAATGTTGATGCCTACCTTGTCAATTTTTTTATACCTAAGACATGATGGTTGGCATCTGTACAGACCATGAAACGTCAGTTGCATCTGTGTATGTCATGGAAAAAAAGATTTCATGCCTTTTCATGTGAAGGTTCAGTGTATCCTATCAGTCTAAACTTGGTGTACATTGCTATTAGTCTGAACTTGGTGTGCATTGCTATCAATCTGAAAAAAAGAACCTGCACTTCTTTCATGGAAAAGCAAAGCAAAGCTGCATTCTGATTGGCTAAATTTTCAGCCTGTTGATATAGAGAACCTGTTAAAGCAAAGCTGCATTCCGAGTACTATTTATGTCATGCATCTAAGTGCAGACTTACACTAGACTTGAAATATCCTTATGGTTCGATTTCTCATTTGTTGACAATATTGGGTCTCTTGGTTTAAGAGAAACAGATGCAGTCATGTTCTGTCCAAATAAAAATAGAGAACAATAACTCTTGGTTTCTGCTGTTTGCAGGAGGATGAGTTATTTTTGAGCCTTTAAAAATTGTTTATGTGGTTGAATTTGTACTGATATGTAATAGCCTTTAAATAGATGAATGATTAGGTAGCTAGGTTAACTAAATTCTCCTTTGGGTTTATATTTGCTGGATGTTTAATCTTGCAAAACTTCTCATGTAAGAACATCTTTTTGTGCATGCAGCAAGTGATCCTTGCTATACAACTTGCAGTGTCTAATATGAAAAGTTAATTAAACATGCAACATTTATGTAGGCTTTTGGGTTTTACAGAGGCATATAATCTCATTAAATTCCAACCTTCTAACTATTCTCAAATGATTTTTACAGAGGTGCCTATTACTGAATATGAGCGTTCAAGGAATGAATAAATAATGAAAAACAACCGAGAGCTGGAGAGGCTTGGTATAAGACATTAGTGCCCATAGTGAACAATACATCTGTGAAGAGAAAGGGTGAAGACCATAAAGTTTCTGGATTGTTGTATACAGGTCAGGAGAGTGGTCAGGAGAGTGAGGACTGTGAAGATGAGGAGGTAATTAGCAAGATACCAAGTCTTCTAAGCATATGTTTGTTTGTCCTTTATTGTTTCTTATTATACGTCAGTATGCTATTTAGCAAATTTGGTGCCAATTCTGCTTGTTTTTTTTGCCTAATGAGGCTTTGCAGGTTGCTAATGCTGCACATACAAAGAATCCAACAATGTCTAGGAACACCTCTGTTAGAGGAACAAAAGCATCTAAGAGAGTGGTGGCACCTCAGGAACAAGATGTGCCTAACAGAGTCACTAGGCAGAAAACAAGAGATCTAGCCTTGGTTTCACGTCCACACCCACAACAAGTGATCAACTTAGGCCTGCCAAATGCCACACCCACACATGATGTGTTGATTTCTGATAGTGATCCCTTCCTGCAACAGGACTTGGTTGACATTACAGATGAAGACAAGTGACTGTATCTATCTTGTGCAAACAAATCACTTTTTGTTATTTGCAATTTGCAATGCTAAATATGTATATGTCATTGTCATAAATTTACTGCCTTCTAAATTTAGTGATACTTCTAAATAGTTTTTCTTTATTCTCATTTATTCATATTCATAACCCACATACAAGCAGCTCTTAACAGTTTGCATTTTAGCCTTAGATACTACAAATACTCATTTTGGGAtagcttaaaattaattaaagaaACAACACAGTTTTAAGCAGCCAATCTAATTTGGAAAGGTGCTTGAAAAACCAACAAAATTGAGAGAAAGTACAGTTGCTGCATTGTATAGGATCTCGGTGTTACATTGCACAAGCCTATGTCGTGGTAAGAAACTTAACAACCAATGATCAGTAAtggatacaacaacaacaacatagtctttcagtcccaagcaagttggggtagactaATATATATTGATTTTTGTATCAGCCTAGTTGTTTGTAATTCTTTGCAAATAATTTAGAGACAAGAGAAATACAAAGATGTAGAACCTACTGCGCTTGATCTTTTCAAGGACTTCCACTGCAGCAAGAACAAAGGATCCAGTGAGCCTATCAAGAAAGCTATTGTGAGTGAGATTTCCTTTTCTTCTCTGCTACATGTACATATGAAAAAATAGCTTTGTGTGACATGTATAAAACAGTTCATACTTCATACACAGTTCTATTTAGATGTGCATCATGTTACGTAGTAGTTATGTTCCGTTCCCATAGTTTTGCGTATATGTTGCATATTGTTTTCTTCTTTGCTATAGGACATGCAACTGAAAAAAATAAACTGCACACAAGATTTAAGTCTctattgtaatttttttttgcTAGGCTGATATGGAAACGATCATGGCTGAACCAGTACAAGATGAAGAGCAACCAAAGTCAGTGAAACATGTTGTTTCTGAAGTTGTGAAATCAACTACATTTCTTCAAGTTGCAGGAATTCAACCAAACTCCAACAATAGCTCTAAAGGTGGCACTTCCTCAAAGGTACAAGTACATCAAGTCCCTACCATGCATGCTCTAAAGTTATTTTCTGTACAGATTTCTGCTTCATCAAGACATAGACTAGATTTGTGCCTCATCAAGATATATACCTAGTTGTGATTTAGGAATAAATACCTAATTGTTCAGTTTGATTCTAGTACCTAGTTGTCCTGCTCTTGCACATGAATTGTTTTCTCTTAGTTGGGCATTGCATTTGACTTAGGAATAAATACCTAGTTGTTCAGTTTAAATCAACTTGTACCTAGTTGTCCTGCACATGAAATAGTAAACTCAATTTGAACCTACTTGTACTTAGTTGTTCAGTTTGCACATAATAATATCCGGTAAACAAATATTTTGCCTTGCTGCCTTGAGTGGTTATTGCTTCTAAGAGAATAATAGATAATTTATTTCATAGTAAAGACACCAACATATTTATGGTATTTATGCACAGGTGTAACAGCTTCAGGCTGAGCttgaaattgaaaaaaaaaatcaaaagaagACATTAGGCATGAGTTCGAAGCCATGAAGAAAGAATCAGAAATGGCAATGGAGACTTTAAAGAAAGAGTCAGAAATGGCAAGGGCAAAAGAGGCTGAGGAGATCGAAAATATAAAAAAGGCATCACAAGAAACCATGTCCTTCATCAAATGCCAGGTCCTAGAGATGGTTGAACTTGGTTTGGTTGTTGGTTGTTTACACCTAGTATTAGTAGCTCTAACTTTTGAACCATGCTGCTCGATGCATTGTTTTGCGACATTTGAGAAGTACTGTGCGGCCTATAAACTTTGGAACTTGTGGCTGCTATAATTTTGGTCAGGCATCATATGATCTGTGAGATGTATTGTGGTCTATGAACAAAACTAGTATTGTGGCCTGCTATTGTTGTCACTGGATATGTTCACTGAAACATGTATTGTGGCCTGCTGCTGTAACTTTGGTGGGTGAGTTTGAACTTTAATTAATTGCTGAATGATATGATCAATTTGTGACCTATATTATATTATGTATTTACTTGTATCCATCAGTACATTATGTGTTTGCTTGTGTTGATATGATCAGTTCTTTTTGGTCTATGGGAACAACCTATATTGATGAGCCTATAGGCCTTTTAATGAATTATGACAATAAAATTCGTCACAATATCTTGCTACGTGGCATCATGGCACTTGATAGCGACAATTCTTCCTAAAGCAATGACAATACGCAAGTGTTGCAAATTTTGTGACAAAGCAGTATCGTAAAAAATTTAGAGACGAAAAAACTTGTTTTCGTCACCAAAGACATGTCAGATAGGTGACAAATGGGAATTCGTCGCGCTCACGTCGCAAAATCCATAACTTGACATAAATTTAGCCTTCAACGACAAAAGCCGATTGTCGCTGAAGGTCAAGTGTGTTGTAGTGTATTTCTCTACACCTATCATACGTTTTCTGATACACTTTTTTTCCGAGAACTTGACGGATACAACCAAAAAAAACATTGAAACGACAGGATGAACTAGCGAACCCTAACTACCTCAGACGTTTTTTGAGGACAACTACCTTCAGACATGCCAAAGAGAGAGCAAAAGGTTGCATGGTAACAGTTGTGCATGTGACTAAACAGCCGGTCTCACAGGCCAACTCTATCTACACTGAATGATCACCATCTCCTGGTGGGAGCCCGCCGGGCGGCGAAGAAGCGGTGGTCGGGGTGGTCCGCGCGCAGGAGCCTGAGCCAGGCGTCGGCGGCCTGCGCGAGGGACGCGGCCATCTGCCGGTCGCGCCAGCCCGGAGTCCACGCCGCGGCCTTCACCTTGTACGACGCCATCGCGAACGTCGGGAGCCACATCGCCGTCACGGGCGCACTACGTGTGGTGGCGGTCGCCGCCGTCGGTTTGGGGCTGCTGTTGCCCGCACCTGCGGACTGCGTGGACAGGGAGTGGTAGGTGAGGAAGCAGGCGTCCAGGTCGCGCAGCGTCGGCCCCGTCAGGATCCGGTAGATCGGGTACCTGAAATGACGCGCGCAATGCAAGCTGCTGTCAGCAGCAGATCGGTTTCTGAATTCTGAGCAACCATTCTACATCAAGAACTTGAACAAGAAGCCAAGGGGCAAGTATCTTATTAGTGCAGAGTGATCTAGTACCGCCATACCATGCAACGGAGATCCAGCTCGCCGGCGACAGATCGCAGCTCCTGAGAGTCTTGAGCTCCGGAAACCGCTGGGCGAGGCTACAAATCTGCACCGAGCATGTAAACCCACTTCGTCAGACAGACATTCGGACAAGCAGAAGTGACTACTGAGCCTGGTGTGTGAGTGATGGACGAGGTCTCTGTCAGAAGACGTGCCTTATCAGCCAGCGGCTCACGTTGGTAAGGGGGCTCGGATTCCAGGAACTCGAAGAGGAGCCGCTCCTGGCACCAGCTTCCTGGTTCGCCTTCGTCGCTGGAAGCTTCGCTGCCGCTGCTGGTGCTGCTCTCGCTCGCCTCCTGGGCGGAGAACGTGTTCGTGCTGGAGCTCGTCTCGCGCTCCACGTCGCTGTCGCTCTCCTCTGCACCCGTCCTGCGTTGGCGTTGCACATCAATTTCAGCAACAGCAGCAGGGTTAGTTGCCAACCATGATTCCGTGACCCCAAAAAGGCACATCGTCGTACAGCTGTGTCATGTTCTACGGGTGTCGTAGGTTTTGGTAAGTGTGTATGTGTACGTGTCAGAGAAGTTTCGTGAGCATACTGACACATTCAGAAGAAATAAAATGAATGAACCTCTAAGTTTGAGCAGTCCAAAATTGTTTCTGAAGACAGCTCAACTTTACTGCTAAAACGAGGAATCAATGAATCACAACATAGTCTTTGCATGTAGTGAAGCTTCTAAAATTAGCTAACGCGTGTACTTTGATTGTAACCTCTAGGTCAACGTTCACTATTTTACTCGCTAGGTAGATGAGCATTCAAGACTGGTTTGTCTTTGTGCTCCCTTTTcttgaaggaaaaagtctacttaaccccctacctttcatacttggtctatttCACcctccaactatgaaaccgtctgttttaccctctgaactttctaaaacgTCTATTTTaccctgggcggttttcagcgatTTTGCTACAGTAGAATcgtgtttgctacagtaacacggGCTGCTACGGTGCCggtgttttgaattttcttttttttttttgttttcggtgaatttttgaaaaatcatagtaaaccatagaaaaatcataaaataaaaaatctaattttattggactccacatgaatagatctacacagtgaatatataatacggtatactttagtacaaattttttttgtagccttagattaattagaaaatctaattttgtctgtaattaattggaataattcatagctgcagcttctatggtccaattgtggtgaaatttttatggtacgctaattattgtatgcttgaactatagtaaaaatttcgtactcattggactatgtataacttagttatagataaattctaattaattacagacaaaattggattttccaattaatctaaagctacaaaaaaaatttgtactaaagcataccgtattatatattcactgtgtagatctactcatgtggagtccaataaaattagatttttcaaaaattcaccgaaaataaataaaaaagttcAAAACACCGGTACTGTAGCAGGCCCCCGCTATTACTGTAGCAagcccgccgctgaaaaccgcccggggggtaaaacagacggtttcatagttgggaggtgaagtagaccaagtatgaaaggtaggggggttaagtagactttttccttttcttgAAACATTGGTGACTTAATAAGCAGATAAACTGCATGTAAGTGTTTCCTTTAGGGAGGAACGGTATGTTCTCTGAATCAGCGTGCTGGCAAATCTACGTGTTGCCCACGAGCGACTTTTCAGTAACTTTAATCTAGATTTTGACTTAACGCACTGTTCAGCACTTTCAGCCTATTGAATTGACTCTAAATTTATTATAAGAATCAGAATAACTCTACCAATTGACCACTTCAGACTATTGAATTGACTCTGAACTTGTTGTAAGAAATAATTCTACCAATTGCTTCAGCTTCCAGCTTACTTCTTGTTGTCCAGAACATGTTTGTAACGAGAGCTTTGTGATGTGTGCAAAATCAAAATGTGGCGATCTTAACAAGAATAATTGTGTATTACCTCAAAGGGCCGATGTGCCTCCTGAATCCTCCATAAAGCTGGATTGCAGATAAGTAAGGGACGTAGTACTGAACAACGCCATCACTGCAACTGTTCAGAACAAGGGGTACAGCAGTGCCGTACGCGCTGCACTCCTTGAATGAATCCCAGAGGTCGCTCAGAGTGAAGAATGGCAACGAGTCATCTGCATCTGATTGCCCCCAACCATTCACGGTCTCCTGTAATCAGGGCCAAACTTCAATCGCGTGCTCCAGAATCCCAATCCAAATACAATATAACAAAAGAAGTCCAAATACAATATAACAAAAGAAGCAGGCAAATAACTTCTGAAATGACACCAACAGCCTGAATGGCACCTCTGAGATTCAGAACAGAGGCTGGGAAAGAACCTCTCTCTGTTCAGAAGGTGTGATTCAGAGTTTCAGACTGTGCATGCCAATTCAGAGAACAAGGAATGTAGTTTTCAACTACTGAAACTGAAAGTATGAGCTAAATTTCCTAAAAGCTTATTATATTTCCGTGAGTTATAGAAAAGACTACCAATGCTCTGTTTTGTGATTCTATTGCTACATTTCCCTGCTTTTgtgaaaagaaaaaatatttctGCGATCTTTTCAACTAGAAAGCAAAGAAGGCTATTACTATCTCACACATGAAGCATGAAGGCATATCGATCTCAAGAACATACTGGTTGAATCAACGAAGCCAGACCAAATGAAAACCGTATCTGCCATTACCTTGGAGGAGCAGCTGGACGCAACCACGGGCGTGGTGGCCTCGAGGAACCGCTCCAGGTTGCACCGTCCCGCCGGAGCATCGCCGGCGGTGAACCTTCGGCCAGAACCTGCCGCCATCTCCCGATCTCTTCCTTCCGCAGTTCCACTCGCGCTTGGAAATCGAGGTTCGCAAGGGATCTCTCCTTCTCCTCGTGGTGGTGGATGTTAGATGTTTACAGGGTGGTTTCAGAGCAGTTCAATGACGAGTTGACACAGCTAATCTTTGCTATTAATATGGCCAGTGGCTTCCAAAAGTGGCGCGCCTGCGCTGGAGCCTGATGAGCGAGAAAAAAAATTCAACCTGCCCGAGCGCGCGGGATGGCGGCGCGTGTCGAGGCGGGAGGATACGTGGACGGCGCGGATGAGGCTGGCAGCGCGGGACGGGTTGGAATTGGACCGGCCTGAATCTGGGCGGTGGAGCAGACCATGGGCGGTGCGCTCCGTGGCCGTGTGGCCCGTGGGCTTAGTTTATGCGCAACGTAACAACGGGCCCACTCGTCAGCTCTCAGCACCTTTTGTCACCACTCACACCCTGttcacttggctgataagccatgactaaaaatatcgttagctgatttgttgtgagagaaaaatattgttcgttgactgaaaaaatacgacCATTAGGCCGCACGGCTCGGTTGTGTGGTCAAAGAAGAGTACAGTACGTGCATTTGGACGGTTGCCCTTCAATGTGACTCCACTACTCTCTATATAAAGATTACATGTTTGTAAAATGGAAAGGCACATGGGGTGGCTTTATTTGCCACTAGAAGTACATGCTTTCGTCAAGATGCTAATATATTACTCTTTCAAAAAAAAGATGCTAATATATTATATTTAACATTTCATATCATTGCAACGAATAATTCATGGACTCTCTTGATAAGATTGGAGCATATGTGACATAATATAGGATTTGTTGTAGACAAATGAGAAGAGGCGTGGACGAAGAGTGAGCTGGTTAGGTTCCCTGCTCATAATTAGATGTATTAGGTTTGAGTTAAAATTCTCAAGTTGATTcgcttttttaatttattttaggaATTAATTAGGCTATCTTTTTAGTTTGAGACGACATGCTCGTCAACAAAAAGCGTTTATTAGTATTCGGGTGCT includes:
- the LOC136457809 gene encoding uncharacterized protein — protein: MAAGSGRRFTAGDAPAGRCNLERFLEATTPVVASSCSSKETVNGWGQSDADDSLPFFTLSDLWDSFKECSAYGTAVPLVLNSCSDGVVQYYVPYLSAIQLYGGFRRHIGPLRTGAEESDSDVERETSSSTNTFSAQEASESSTSSGSEASSDEGEPGSWCQERLLFEFLESEPPYQREPLADKICSLAQRFPELKTLRSCDLSPASWISVAWYPIYRILTGPTLRDLDACFLTYHSLSTQSAGAGNSSPKPTAATATTRSAPVTAMWLPTFAMASYKVKAAAWTPGWRDRQMAASLAQAADAWLRLLRADHPDHRFFAARRAPTRRW